CTTTCCCTGGGATGAAAGCAACTGCAAAGGTACTCCAGTTGTGCCAAAGCACTTTGCAATTCTATTTTAGAAGATCTGCTGTGCTGTATTAAAATTAGTTGTATAGCGTTATGTCATATGGTACATGTTGTGTCACACTTGCTTGAGGATGTGTGGCTTTCAAATAGACACTCAGACaggctcctctctcttctttttctcaaatgtattttatgtttctCCCTGATTCCACAAAGCAGTGCATATTGATGAATGTTGGACGGTACAGCATATCCTTTCAAAATGTCCTTGTAGCAGGAAAATCACGATCTCATCTTCTTTGACACCTTTCCATGAGCCACAAAGCAGCAAAAGGCCTTAATGGCCTTTTTGCTGCTTTGTGGCTCTTAAGCATCTCAATTGATTGGGTTGGATATTTATCAGTAAAACTGGCTTTTAGTGAAGGCTCTGAATTGTCCCTGTCAACCAAAGATACAGACTGTCCTGATGGGAATGGCAAAAAGTTATTGACCGAGGTACTCTCTGCGCCTATAAATGTCTCTCATAATTTATCTCTCCTTGTCACTCTTCATATTGATCATCTagagaaaaagagcaaaggTGTTTTCCACCAGATCACAAAGACTCATGGGACAGTAATCTGTGTGTCGACGGGAGTGGTGCTACTGCTCCTCATTGTCTCCATCCTGGTGCAAGTCAAACAGCCACGGAAGAAGGTAATATATagtaatgttatttttattattagtgaCAAAATATTGGTGTAGAAATAGCTaattattttaagtgttttgaATCATAATTTGGTGTTGGTTAGGTGTTGGTACGTAAGAATAACCTGTTCCACCGAGGCGGACCTCCAGGAGGTGTTTGACCCTCCACATTATGAACTCTTTAACTCTCAGAGGACAAGGTTAGTTTGAATACTTTGATACATTAGTAGCTGTACATGGTGATTTTATTATACCTAACAACATTATCTTTTTTTAGGATATGTCTGGGGACCTTGGGGAGTTATCAGAAGAACTTCAGTCCCTGCAGGCGCTCAGGAGATCCTCATCGGGTTCACGCTGCATTCACGAACACCACTGTGGCTCTCAGGCTTCTGTCAACTCCGTCAAAGCCGGTCAAGGTGCACATGACATAGACAGTGGATCCCTGGAGCTTACCCCTTTCAGAGGGGACCTTCAAAGCTCATTACCTCCCTTTAGAGACTTGAACAGCAGTATGCGGAAGAAGAGCTGGCCTAGTATGAAACCAGGACGAACGCAAGGCCATCATGGTATGGGGGATAGAGTGATGGGGCGGCAGGATAGAGTGATGGAAGAgggcgaagaggaggaggaagatggaagGTATGATGTGTATGTACGCAAAGCAGGAAGCCGAAGAGGGAATTATGAAATGGCCCAGCAAAGATCCTTGTCCATGGACTTCTGAAAAAAAGTCATAGTTTTTTGGGCAATCCTGgactcttttttccccctgcgtCCTTCACAGGGAGGTTGGGTAATACAGGGTCTGTTACAGAGCAGTTCTTCAGGAGGGGAAAAATATTTAAGATACTTGAGCACTGCCGTCTCTATTTGAACACTGAAACAGCTGACAGGGAGCTGCTATCGTATTTGTGAACAGTGTAAAAGTGAATACAGATTATGCTGTGTATTGTTCTTGTTTTCAATgtattttgttaaaaaacattttactgtaaagCAAATAGATTTTgttgaaaaatgttttcaatcGGTGTTCAGGATCTGAATAAATGTTTTAAGGAAGTGTGGTTACAATGTAAAAATCACCTCTCAGTTTCCTTTAATCTCTCATCACCTGtattaaagaatatatatgtacatttcgGCACCCATCGTGGTCATGCCTTTGAGTCGAGTCAGCAGGTGTGTGTCATCAGGAATCTTCAAAAAGGTGTGGTGGTTGGAACTTCCCTTATAATGTTCATTGTCACTATGACGAGTAGTATAATTATATAACCACCAAAAGCATCAGACTGTTTAGCATTGGTAAAGTCTAACCTTATATTTCATTTTCGATTTGGGCTGTGGACACGGAATTAAATGATAGGGTTTCAAACTTGTCTAatggagatttaaaaaaggttttgaacTGATTAAGTCGACGATCGTTTCCTGTCATTTCTTTTGCTCAGTACAACACATTCACAGTCGACAGTGTACACCTTTGGCCGCTTTGAACATGTGTCATCCCAATGATGATGTTGACGAGAACGTGTTCAGTGTGCCAAACTGCTTCGATAACCTTGAAGCTGGAGGacaaaaaacattcagaaatCCAGAAAATGATTTCTAAGCCAAATCCTTGCAGTATACTGAGCAATTATGTGGGGTTCATTCGTCATATTCAGAAAATTCACTGGGCAGATAATTAATGGAGCAACTATgcgtacacacagagacaaacatgAGCGTGCAGTATTGTCACTACATTATGGGAGCTGTTTATGGCCATGAGCACCATCATGCTCAAGaataattaatacaataataaaaggTTTGCTCTGGTTGGATACTTTCTGCTCATAAcaaaaagaataacaaaaagaacaaactgCTGATGAGTGTCAAAGGATAATTCCTAATGACTTGTACTGTGCTGCTCAAAAGCATCCAAAGTTGGTCTTATATTTGAAAAAACACGACTTATCAAATCTATTTCTTTCACAGGAAGTATACATCTGCTGAGTGTTGCTGTTTTTAGTGAAACTGTGGTGCACAGTCATTATTTTGTATCATATCTGGGGCACATTAGTGGATTGCTCCAAATAAACTAAAAGTAGATCAATAGGCTCAGGTGATGCATGCTGCATGGCTTTTTATTATAGTAAAATGAGTCAACAGTTGGATCTGTGATAATAGCTCAACCTACCATAGGTCTTTGGCCTGTGTTCCTTAACTGAATTCATAATGAACacaatggaaaaacaaaaccaaattgTTACTAAACAGGCAAATCATTTTGGACACATCCCATCTCATATAACTGTACAACCCTTCTGTTATATTGTGACGGGGACTGTCTGACCTGAAACCAAGAAAGTGAACATCAGGTTGACTTTACAGTAGTAGATCAATGAGTGAGTCAGGTGATCAAGCACCAACAGGTTGGCCTGCAGTCTGTCAACCATTAACAGAGAGTTCAGCTCAGAGACAAACCACGCTTGAACATGGCCATGTAGTTTAGGATAAAATAATGTGAAAGTGATccttgtgcgtgtgcgtgtgtgagaacACTGAACAACACTATCACATGTATGCCTGGTGTGTGACTTCAGTTACACAACAAGCCAATATTCTTTAATGAGATCCTCACTATTCCAACTCAGAAATGCTTCTCAGACAgaactctctttttttgtccaaGCAGCACATGCTTCTGAAGTGACACAATGGTGAATGCAGATTATGCAACCATAACAGGTTTTCATCATTCTTGTCTTGCACTACAGAGGGACTGTCACACACCAAGTCAAGTATTCAACAAATAGAAAGCACCTTATCAAACAATATAAATGCATGTGCCATGGAAATCACATGACACAATAATTCCAGAATTCTCAATGgtgtttttacattacattattatttttttattagacctttatttaaccaggtaaaatcaattgagaaccaattctcatttacaatgatgacctggccaagaggcagtagcacagtccagacaagtgacacaaacagcacagatacaatacagtatgacaaacacatgagaaaatggctaaaaacaacataggtaaattaataaacactatgtacaaaaaaaaacgtggatTACTGGatgatggaagagagagagagaagtcaggGCTGGTCGGCAAGTAAAGCTGTCAActatgacttgttgcagcttttgtttgaacatgttgagagaggtgagagctgttagtttgagtAAAATGAAAGGcgttatgaccaaacacagtacGGACCTTTGGAATGATGAGCCtaatgaagtcactggatcttaaacggcgattgctgtcagaaatgtgcagaagatttgagaggtagcgaggggtacattacattacattaatagcACATGTATAAATACAACACCATTCTACAATTCATCCAGAAGTCCTTTTTTGGCcccattaataataataaaaaatatgctCCCATACGCGCAATGACtttgttcaataaataaaagaatcagCAACTGTAGAACAAAACACTGCatcacttgttgttgtttttattcttttgggAGTCTTTGTGTGTCCTTCatcttttcttctatttcttttAATCCGAGGCccacaaaatgaaataattttttGTTTCAGTCTACATTGACATGAAGTCAGGAAGTGCGCAGGCATGCGGTCAGTCTGCCTCAGGCCAGTTTGTTGTTTCCGGAGCACAACAAATGTCTCCCAGCACTCAACTATCAACATGAGGTACTAGTGATTCTTCAAAGAAGGCCAGGCGTTGGTGTGCCACCAGGGGTGTATTCTCCCCAAGAACGGCATCCGTGAAGTTAGGCCGTCCCCAAGCGTAAACCACACTGTTCAGGAAACCTTGCAGGGACACACTCGCAgcctgaaataaataaagataatgcAATCTGCAACTCAGACAACAGTTGACATTCGAATTTTCTGGTTTAAATCCTTGCTCTTCTGAAACATACCTGTATCATATAAATACCAAAGAAGCTGCGTTGTTCAATGTTTGTCCAGATCGTCGGGGTAGACAGTAAAATGAGCAAAAGAGCTAAAGCAGGAAGAGAAACACAGTGAGGCATCAATCTGATATTGATTTCAATTTGACGAAGTAtggtacattacatttaattatgtgtgtgtgtgtgtgtgtgtgtctgtctgtgtacctGGTGCCCAGCAGAATAAGATGACAATCACCATATTTCTTGTTGTAGAAAACACTCTTTTGAATCTCCTTCTTGAGCGTCCATCTCCCTCCACAGGAAATAGCCCTTCTTGCTCATGTCCTTCATACCATTTACCAACCTTATAGTAAATGACctgaaacaagaaaaaaaaatgataacagTCTGcttacacacattttaatatttaattaaaggcTTTAGATAGCACTGTAAAATAGTCATAACTATATTGACagaaaaatgttaaatgtcaaATGATTGCATATTACTTACAGAGCAAGACAACATCACTGCTATCACAATGACGAAGAGAAAACTTCTGATGAAAGTGTCATGAATTCTTTCCtgggaagaaaataaacatagcTTAGACACATTACAGtacaaaataacaacatttctttgataataaatacaatatgtaaCAATGCCAATCAAATACAGCAACAttaaatactaataaaacaaATGCTTTGAAATTAAAACACTGCAAATTAAAGTGAATGTAAACAAAGAGTCTTTTAGTTTAAGAAAGAGTGTTATACTCACAGCATCAGAGCAGGAATCCCTCCAgacatgcaaaaacaaaatacaactaagaaaagaaaatcaaaaggtCAAAAACGCAGCTCAACAGACCTATTTCATTTCTGTTTGAAAGTGGTGACTTCAGTATAAATTCATAATAAAATGTCTGTGCTCACCTTGTGCAGTATTTGGTGTCATTACGGGCGATCAATGATCTGTTAGTGACTGGAATCAGCAAGGTAGATTTTATGAAGGGAGTGAGCACGTATGCGAAGTACATTGTGATGGGGATCAACCTGTGATATTGGaaagacagagatacagaaTTAAATTGTGTATACCAAGATGAAGTCCGAAATTGCTGGAACGGTCATAGCACACTGTTAACAAACTCACCAAACAATGGCATATACAGGTATAGCGACTATTTTTCTTCTACACTGACTCTGTAAACCAAATAGATTTGGagaattacattatttaattagCTCTTGCTGTTTTTGTACAAACTATAATCCAAAAATGCAGTGGAAGCCTCACCTGCaccccctcttcctctgtggGTCTTGCTCTCCACCCTTGGATTGCGTTCTTTGATTTCCATGCGTAAACCACCACAAGCAGAAATGATATGAAATAGAATGTCTGAAACAGagtggacaaacacacagatatgcAACTGTCAAGGATAGCAATGTAATGCAGtgatgtatgtttttgtttgcatgcattcagttattacatttaaatgtaatctatCAACAGCGGTGACTAGTTGGAAACAAAAGTCCTTATCCTACTCCATTAATAGTTTTTTTGAAGAGGTTAAATTGAGGTGTTTTGAGAATATCACTCCAACCTATGAAAATATTAATTCATCCTGGTCACTTTTCACCTATTCAGAAATATAACCTGACATTTTTCTTTGAACAAATATGTTTACTTTAAAAGGCTAAATATTGTCCATATTAGTATTTTGAAAGAAAGCCACAATCTTAACTGAATGAAACTAAGTAAAATCTATATCTCCTCTGACCTTAACTCTCACTGTGAAATACAATGTGACATGACACAGCAGCAACACGGCCAACCCCTTTGCTTTATAGATGCAATATAATAAACAATCAGTTTTGACTTATTTTACTGCTCAGTCTCAGTTACAATCCTAAGTAACTGTAGTGGTGTGGATCTTCAACCCTGAATTACCTAAATCTAAGTGGATGTATTTACCCAAGCTTTGCTCCACATCCCTGTCTAGTTCAAGTAGATTAAACCTCATCCATGAACCTCCACCCACCAGGAAACCATCACATAATGATTCAGGGTAAGAGGACGAACTAAGTGAAAGTAATTGTTTCTCACCAGTGACAGCGGCAGGCTGTATTGGCAGATGGCTACACTGTTGTCAGCGTTCACTTTGTTCATGACACTGGTGGACATCAGGATCAGAGCCGCCAGGAGGTCTGCCAGGGCCAGCTGCACCAGGAGGTGCACctgcaaacaaatacatacaaaggATGTTGCTGCGCTCTAAAACTGGGCATAAGAAGACAAAAGTCAACAAATGCTCTGCACTGAAAGACAACTATACAActtatagaatatatatttagtctATTGATCAACCACacaacatacagtaacacaaacacataagtACAAACAACTTGATTCACCTGTTCTTTTAGGTGCCTCCATCTCACCATGGAAACCACCAGGACAGAAAAACTTCCAATGACACTGCAGTGTGTATAATATGGAGTATTATAAACCGAGGCACTCGTAAACAGAGCAGTACACAGCAGCAGGGTGACTGAGTTTACTGAGGGAAGTTTTTAGCAACTACAAATATCTTGTGAACTACAACTATTAGAAATTTAACTATGGTAAAAATATTCCTAATGgaacagacacatgaggtaagaacactaaagaaataaagaagaaaagaaaattcatAAGCCCCCCTCTTCTTAACTGTTGCCATACTAGTTTGGCAAACCTCTCCTGATCAGAAAACTGAAATTATAAGAATGTTATTCTGCTGATAGCCTTAATGTACAACTTATTTCATATGCTATAATCTGGGTGCTATATAAAAACTcctaatgtaaataaatacaagttgttGCCGGTAAGAAATCaagaatgaaagagaaaacGAATGACAAAGTATTTTACCTAGGAGTGAGTAACACTAAGTACTCAGTAGAGAGAACATCAAtctaaagaaaaaacataattcaaacATGTTACCAGAAATGTACATATTATTTGCATCCTAATAGTTTTCATTCAAAGAAGCTGTTTTCcatttcaattaattaaagCATTCACAGAAAAATAAGCTATTATTTGTGTCAAGTAAGTGCATACCTGATCTCCACTTAGTATACTATTGAGCTCCATGTTGAATTTCCAATAATCAGTCTATTCAAAACTCAGACACTGTTTGTGCACAGCTAAATTACTTGTCTTCATAACAGGTCTTTGTGAAAATATGATTTCTTGTCAGAACACACCTCTATAAAAGTCCACACCTTGTCACGTGTTGCTGTTTTGACTCCACCTGCTTTGAGTGTGTGCTTAGTGCAacacttttaaatataaatgggaATATTCCTGGTTTTACTAACAGTCTTTCAAGAAATTAAAACTATGAAACAGAATATCCTCCATACTATTGGGATATTGTTAGAGGCTTCAATTGTCTACCAAAATAGCAGTTGTAGACACTAGATGCCCGTATGTTCTCTGCTGCTGTGCATCAACTATCATGAGAATGTCTCTGTAAAGTTTTGACATAATAACACACACCGTCTCTCATACACAGGGGGACTGCGGAGTGCAATGACTGGGTTACTGGGTGCACAACTTGCGTTATATTATGATAAGCGTCTGTGTTACAGAGACATCTCGTGGCATGAAACAGATTTGCATTTTACAACGtgataaaaacaacttttagcattaaaaaaagtaatttcctCTGTGTTAAAGACGGACTACAAAGTATATAGTATAAAGAGAACAGcttgaatgtgtattttttttttttttaaacaggcgCTCCAGCTTCAGGCACAATGCATTCAAAAACGCAATGTTCACAGATATTGACGTGTGTTGATAAAGTTGATTCAAACGGATGACGTCGTGGATTCCACGTTGGCCCGGACGTGGCACTCGGCAGTGTCCTATAACCGGATCAGTGTAAAACTATCACACGTCGGTGTTGCTGTGGTCGTCATCTGTGCTTCTTCCATACAATATATTCCGACATCATCGAGCAGTTATGGGGCTCACCATCTCGTCGCTCTTCGATCGGATTTTTGGCAAAAAACAAATGAGGATTTTGATGGGTGAGTTTAGTAATAACGTCAGTGAGGCGCTCGGCTTGTAGctttaacgttagctagcgaaGTAGTTAGTTAGCTCGCTAGTTAACTTGATATGCTTTCAATGACGGCTACTTTCAAGGTACAACATTGGGGGTGAAGCGGAATTAATACAACTAACATCCATATGATTAATTACAGTtgtggaatatatatatgtatagaataTAACTAACGTTAGCGGTCCCAGCCAGCGGTCAGCTAGCTTATAACGTTAGCTGCATTCGGGTGTTTCTAAAGAAGTTTAGCAATCGAGTCTGCAAACGACAACTTTCCCCCCCAAAACGCCTTAATTATAAGgaattattcatataataataCGTTTTTTACATCGTAATAGCTTTTAAGAAAATATGGTTTGGACGCAATTGCCAAGTGTGTCTTTTACCACTTCATCACGTCACGTTAAATCTAGTTGGGATATAAGAGTTCATTATTGatccatttaaaatatatagtcGAGAATGTCTTGTATTGGTTAACCTAACTTGTTAGACGGTAACTCGTTATGGCGTTTTCTGTTCTTTACTTTATGACTGGTTATTGGGTAACGTTGACGCTGACTAACTCCTTATGACGTGTGATGGGTGTCATTGTGTGTTCATTCGCAGTCCGGTTTCCGCATAGTTGGGGAGTCCCATGTTCTCGTTGAAGTAATTGTAATTGTATACTAATTGGTAACATTGATTTTAATCACACGTTTCCCCTGTAGTTGGGCTGGATGCTGCCGGAAAGACAACTATCTTGTACAAATTGAAGCTTGGTGAAATCGTGACCACCATCCCAACCATTGGTAAGAGACACACTAACAGTTATTTTAACTTCACTTGTGGTCCTTTTGATCTTTTAATGTGTACCTCAACATGTTTTAGTCATTGCACTTTGTGTACAATGCTATAAGGATATGTCGCTGTTCTTTCCCATGTATAGGTTTCAATGTGGAGACAGTAGAATATAAAAATATCAGCTTCACTGTGTGGGATGTGGGTGGCCAGGACAAGATCAGACCCCTCTGGAGACATTACTTCCAGAACACACAGGTATGTATGCGACGACCGTGGGACAACTTTGTTTTCATAATACAAAGTTAAGCCCATGTTTGATATCGTAAAATGGGACTACGCAACTCTCAAATACGTCTACTCTGATCACTAAGTAAAGCTGTTTCAGTTAATTCGGTACTCATGTCAAAGTATAATGCTGAAGCGTCACTGAGTAGAGTGGAATCGTGTCCAGGTAGCCACAGATTCCACTTAATTATTTAAACTCGTGTCTTTATTTAAACAAGTATTTCGCAGCACATGTTTGTGAAtgagagcttttttttaatgtttgtttttctctggctAGCTCTGTGCTGTTGGAAAATGTACATGAGTTTAATgctcacatttaaaacaacaagCATATACTTTCATTTAGCTTGTTACTTATTTCGATTTAATTGAATGAAGGAATACaattgttgcactttttttttttttcttgtaccTGTAATTACTCTAATCAGTCCTGCATTAGTCAAGCTATGTAATCCATATGAAAGATTCGAAA
Above is a genomic segment from Cyclopterus lumpus isolate fCycLum1 chromosome 6, fCycLum1.pri, whole genome shotgun sequence containing:
- the si:dkey-30c15.2 gene encoding uncharacterized protein si:dkey-30c15.2 isoform X2; this translates as MELNSILSGDQIDVLSTEYLVLLTPSVIGSFSVLVVSMVRWRHLKEQVHLLVQLALADLLAALILMSTSVMNKVNADNSVAICQYSLPLSLTFYFISFLLVVVYAWKSKNAIQGWRARPTEEEGVQSQCRRKIVAIPVYAIVWLIPITMYFAYVLTPFIKSTLLIPVTNRSLIARNDTKYCTRDSCSDAERIHDTFIRSFLFVIVIAVMLSCSVIYYKVGKWYEGHEQEGLFPVEGDGRSRRRFKRVFSTTRNMVIVILFCWAPALLLILLSTPTIWTNIEQRSFFGIYMIQAASVSLQGFLNSVVYAWGRPNFTDAVLGENTPLVAHQRLAFFEESLVPHVDS
- the si:dkey-30c15.2 gene encoding uncharacterized protein si:dkey-30c15.2 isoform X1, translating into MELNSILSGDQIDVLSTEYLVLLTPSVIGSFSVLVVSMVRWRHLKEQVHLLVQLALADLLAALILMSTSVMNKVNADNSVAICQYSLPLSLTFYFISFLLVVVYAWKSKNAIQGWRARPTEEEGVQSQCRRKIVAIPVYAIVWLIPITMYFAYVLTPFIKSTLLIPVTNRSLIARNDTKYCTSCILFLHVWRDSCSDAERIHDTFIRSFLFVIVIAVMLSCSVIYYKVGKWYEGHEQEGLFPVEGDGRSRRRFKRVFSTTRNMVIVILFCWAPALLLILLSTPTIWTNIEQRSFFGIYMIQAASVSLQGFLNSVVYAWGRPNFTDAVLGENTPLVAHQRLAFFEESLVPHVDS